The following proteins are co-located in the Macaca nemestrina isolate mMacNem1 chromosome Y, mMacNem.hap1, whole genome shotgun sequence genome:
- the LOC139360911 gene encoding uncharacterized protein, with translation MVIITITVIAISIIFTIIILIITIITITIISITSLFATTIITITVTITIITITINTITIIIIIIIIAITIITITNFFATTIITITIIFTIIVLIIITITTITTIIIITMIITIITIIAISIIFTIIILIITITTITIIIITIITIITIITITIISITSLFATTIITITITITIITITIIFTIITTITIIISSSSSSSPSPSAPSSLSPSPPSPSLTSLPLPSSPSSKPSV, from the coding sequence AtggtcatcatcaccatcaccgtcATTGCCATCAGCATCatcttcaccatcatcatcctcattatcACCATCATAACCATTACCATCATCAGCATCACTAGCCTCTTTgccactaccatcatcaccatcaccgttactattaccatcatcaccatcaccatcaacaccatcaccattatcattatcatcatcatcatcgccatcaccatcatcaccatcactaacTTCTTTgccactaccatcatcaccatcaccatcatcttcaccatcatcgtcctcatcatcatcaccatcaccaccatcaccaccatcatcattatcaccatgattatcaccatcatcaccatcattgccATCAGCATCatcttcaccatcatcatcctcatcatcaccatcaccaccatcaccatcatcattatcaccatcataaccattatcaccatcataaCCATTACCATCATCAGCATCACTAGCCTCTTTgccactaccatcatcaccatcaccatcactattaccatcatcactatcaccatcattttcaccatcatcaccaccatcaccatcattatctcATCGTCATCCTCATCATCGCCATCACCATCAGCACCATcgtcattatcaccatcaccaccatcaccatcactaacTTCTTTgccactaccatcatcaccatcatccaaaCCCTCTgtgtaa